One Desulforhopalus sp. DNA segment encodes these proteins:
- a CDS encoding GNAT family N-acetyltransferase translates to MNITLREATDVDLPAILSLYGQLGQDDGTVLSQEQAMAIFNRLKSYPDYRIHVALADDKIVGTFAMLVMDNLAHRGARSAILEDVVVEEGLRGQGIGRTMMAYAAALCRERGCYKMVLNSNRHRVDAHRFYEALGYERHGYSFAIHQY, encoded by the coding sequence ATGAATATCACCTTGCGCGAGGCAACCGACGTCGACCTGCCGGCAATACTCTCTTTGTACGGCCAGCTCGGCCAAGACGACGGAACGGTGCTCAGTCAGGAGCAGGCCATGGCCATCTTCAATCGCTTGAAGAGCTATCCCGATTACCGGATACACGTGGCCCTGGCCGACGACAAAATCGTTGGGACCTTTGCCATGCTGGTCATGGATAATCTCGCCCACAGGGGTGCCCGGTCGGCGATCCTTGAGGATGTCGTGGTGGAGGAAGGACTGCGCGGACAGGGTATTGGACGCACCATGATGGCCTACGCCGCCGCTCTCTGCCGGGAAAGAGGATGTTATAAAATGGTTCTCAACAGCAATCGCCATCGAGTTGACGCCCACCGTTTTTACGAAGCGCTGGGCTATGAACGGCATGGCTATAGCTTTGCCATACACCAATATTGA
- the phnE gene encoding phosphonate ABC transporter, permease protein PhnE — protein sequence MHIDEIKRRTNPFHPYNIMVIGLGLILLSWCWRATDMSVPLLVDGWGNMFTYIAGNPEIKDSGFFPPSLHTGSLVKYLLSMLETVQMAVLALILSVLIAFPLSFFASRNTLNIIIPGNRGSALLLKNGIYVTVRFFANLSRSINEIIWALLFVSAVGLGPMPGILALGIHTSGVLIKLFSEGIETAQQEPIDALTATGAGFIKVICYAVVPQITPFFVSMSLYRLESDVRSATILGFTGAGGIGCFLFDKLRSYENHDVTTILIIIVITVAIIDRISAAVRSRYT from the coding sequence ATGCATATAGATGAAATAAAGCGCCGGACCAATCCGTTCCATCCCTACAACATCATGGTCATCGGCCTTGGCCTGATTTTGCTATCATGGTGTTGGCGGGCAACGGATATGAGCGTTCCGCTGCTCGTAGACGGCTGGGGCAATATGTTCACCTACATTGCCGGCAATCCCGAGATCAAGGACAGCGGGTTTTTCCCTCCCAGCCTGCATACCGGCAGTTTGGTGAAATATCTGCTTTCGATGCTGGAAACTGTCCAGATGGCAGTACTGGCACTCATTCTTTCGGTGCTTATCGCCTTTCCTCTGTCGTTTTTTGCCTCCAGAAACACCCTCAATATTATCATCCCCGGCAACCGAGGTTCGGCCCTTCTTCTCAAAAACGGCATCTATGTCACGGTGCGGTTCTTCGCCAACCTCAGCCGGTCGATCAATGAGATTATCTGGGCCCTGCTTTTTGTCTCAGCGGTAGGTCTCGGCCCGATGCCCGGCATCCTGGCCCTTGGCATCCATACCTCGGGCGTATTGATCAAGCTCTTTTCCGAAGGTATCGAAACGGCGCAACAGGAGCCGATTGATGCCCTGACCGCCACCGGCGCCGGCTTTATCAAGGTGATCTGTTATGCGGTGGTACCGCAGATCACCCCCTTTTTCGTCTCCATGAGCCTGTACCGTCTGGAGTCGGACGTACGTTCAGCCACCATCCTCGGCTTTACCGGAGCCGGTGGGATAGGCTGTTTCCTTTTTGATAAATTGCGGAGTTATGAAAACCATGACGTCACCACCATCCTCATCATCATTGTTATCACGGTCGCCATCATTGACCGTATCAGTGCCGCCGTCAGATCCCGCTATACCTGA
- the phnD gene encoding phosphonate ABC transporter substrate-binding protein, whose product MRQTKGEKMKEKLINALISLVLTLCLPAGSLAAATDWPKQLNLGLIPTESSDNITERFDNLAKYLEKKLNLDIKVQVATDYAGVITAMQFKHVDVAYFGPKSYVEAADRAGAEALVMEVAEDGTKGYKGIIITKKDSPITNMEQAKGKVWAFTDPNSTSGTLVPTVYFVKTMKIDPEKYFSKVIYSGSHEASILSIKAGKVDIASTNDLDLARGNGKQWQTDKDFQILWTSDLIPGSPMACRKDLPDSLKKALKEAFLSYNDKEGLKKLKLQGYTDVDDKTYNPIREQIEVKKQLAKK is encoded by the coding sequence ATGAGACAAACTAAAGGTGAAAAAATGAAGGAAAAACTTATCAACGCACTGATCAGCCTGGTCTTGACCCTCTGTCTTCCGGCAGGCAGCCTTGCGGCAGCAACCGATTGGCCGAAACAACTGAATCTCGGTTTGATCCCCACCGAGTCGTCCGACAATATTACCGAGCGCTTCGACAACCTTGCCAAGTACCTGGAAAAGAAACTCAACCTGGATATTAAGGTCCAGGTCGCAACCGACTATGCCGGTGTTATCACCGCCATGCAGTTCAAACATGTCGATGTCGCCTACTTCGGCCCGAAATCCTATGTCGAGGCAGCTGATCGCGCCGGTGCCGAGGCCCTGGTCATGGAGGTCGCCGAAGACGGTACCAAGGGCTATAAAGGCATCATCATCACCAAAAAAGACTCCCCCATCACCAACATGGAACAGGCCAAGGGCAAGGTCTGGGCCTTCACCGACCCCAATTCCACCAGCGGCACCTTGGTACCGACTGTCTATTTTGTCAAAACCATGAAGATCGATCCGGAGAAGTATTTCTCCAAGGTCATCTACTCGGGCAGCCACGAGGCCTCCATCCTGTCGATTAAGGCTGGCAAGGTTGATATTGCCTCGACCAACGACCTCGACCTCGCCCGCGGCAATGGCAAGCAATGGCAGACCGACAAGGATTTCCAGATCTTGTGGACCTCCGACCTGATTCCCGGCTCGCCCATGGCCTGCCGCAAGGATCTGCCTGATTCTCTGAAGAAGGCACTCAAGGAGGCATTTCTCTCCTACAACGACAAAGAGGGCCTGAAGAAATTGAAATTGCAGGGCTATACCGATGTCGACGATAAAACCTACAATCCCATCCGTGAGCAGATTGAGGTTAAGAAGCAACTGGCGAAAAAATAG
- the phnC gene encoding phosphonate ABC transporter ATP-binding protein, which translates to MGHIKAENLTLGYSRKKIIQGIDLSIKKGEFLSIIGPSGVGKSTFLMGLNATTSIIDGRLKVLGKNLGTIRHHELKALRAKIGVIFQGFNLVPRLSVFDNIASGMLHRKPLVSALFKHYSHRQYEEIYEYMKVVGIEQEALSRCDQLSGGQKQRVAIARAIAQQPEIILADEPISSLDPVSARSVMETLKNANEKYSITVVSNLHQLDYAKEFCSRVIGLNGGRIVYDGPPDGLCAATVAQIYQKNDSALPTNDCFCVPYTRLPLQAAAAAHP; encoded by the coding sequence ATGGGTCATATCAAAGCGGAAAATCTGACACTCGGATACAGCCGTAAAAAGATCATTCAGGGGATCGACCTGAGTATCAAAAAAGGCGAATTTCTCAGCATTATCGGACCTTCCGGTGTTGGCAAGTCGACATTTCTGATGGGCCTCAATGCCACCACTTCAATCATCGACGGACGCTTAAAGGTCCTTGGTAAAAATCTTGGGACAATTCGCCACCACGAACTCAAGGCACTCCGCGCCAAGATTGGGGTGATTTTCCAGGGTTTCAATCTGGTTCCACGGCTCAGCGTTTTTGACAATATCGCCAGCGGCATGCTGCACCGCAAACCCCTGGTTTCAGCTCTCTTCAAACACTACAGCCACCGCCAATACGAAGAAATCTACGAGTATATGAAAGTGGTCGGCATTGAGCAGGAGGCGCTCAGCCGCTGCGACCAGCTTTCCGGCGGCCAGAAACAGCGGGTGGCCATTGCCCGGGCCATCGCCCAACAACCGGAGATTATTCTTGCCGACGAGCCCATCTCTTCCCTTGATCCGGTAAGTGCCCGCAGTGTTATGGAAACCTTGAAAAACGCCAACGAGAAATACAGCATCACGGTTGTCTCCAATCTGCATCAGCTTGATTATGCAAAGGAATTTTGCAGCAGGGTGATCGGCTTGAATGGCGGACGGATCGTCTATGACGGCCCGCCGGATGGCCTGTGCGCTGCCACAGTTGCCCAGATTTATCAGAAAAATGATTCCGCGCTACCGACAAATGATTGTTTCTGCGTGCCCTACACCCGGTTGCCGCTTCAGGCTGCGGCAGCGGCGCACCCTTGA
- a CDS encoding glycosyltransferase family 2 protein, which yields MNTTPKTAVLIPCFNEEATVGQVVKDFRRSLPEAKIFVYDNNSTDRTVEVAKNAGAVVRTEPLQGKGNVVRRMFADIEAEVYVLVDGDATYDAAAAPGMIKLLADNQLDMVNGARVTDIKEAYRLGHRFGNRLLTSLVALTFGNRLKDMLSGYRVFSRRYVKSFPSLAVGFEIETELTVHALHLRMPIAEVETTYKDRPAGSLSKLSTFRDGFRILWKILVFIKEEKPMAFFSSIAFFFCLSSVALMIPIMVEFIETGLVPRLPTAVLSMSMMIIAFLGFACGLILDTVSRGRSEMKRMRYLSTPATLNGHSQGHYQYAFWE from the coding sequence ATGAATACAACTCCGAAGACCGCAGTTCTGATTCCCTGCTTTAACGAGGAAGCCACTGTTGGCCAAGTGGTTAAGGATTTCCGCCGGAGCCTTCCCGAGGCCAAGATCTTTGTTTACGACAACAATTCAACCGACCGGACCGTCGAGGTTGCGAAAAATGCCGGAGCCGTGGTGCGGACCGAACCGCTGCAAGGCAAGGGCAATGTGGTGCGGCGGATGTTTGCCGATATCGAGGCGGAGGTGTATGTTCTCGTCGACGGCGATGCAACCTACGACGCTGCCGCCGCTCCGGGGATGATTAAACTTCTCGCCGATAATCAGCTGGATATGGTCAATGGCGCCCGGGTCACCGACATCAAGGAGGCCTACCGCCTTGGGCATCGCTTCGGCAACCGGCTGCTGACCTCCCTCGTCGCTCTGACCTTTGGCAATCGCTTAAAGGATATGCTGTCAGGCTACCGGGTGTTCTCCCGTCGCTATGTGAAGAGTTTTCCCTCTCTTGCCGTCGGCTTTGAAATTGAAACGGAACTGACGGTCCATGCCCTGCATCTGCGCATGCCCATTGCCGAAGTCGAAACAACCTACAAGGATCGTCCCGCCGGTTCTCTCAGCAAGCTCAGCACCTTTCGTGACGGCTTTCGCATTCTCTGGAAGATCCTGGTCTTTATCAAAGAAGAAAAGCCCATGGCCTTCTTCTCGTCGATTGCCTTTTTCTTCTGCCTTTCCTCAGTTGCCCTGATGATCCCGATCATGGTGGAATTCATCGAGACGGGGCTTGTGCCCCGTCTGCCCACCGCGGTTCTGTCGATGAGTATGATGATTATCGCCTTTCTCGGTTTTGCCTGCGGCCTGATCCTCGATACGGTTTCCCGCGGCCGCAGCGAAATGAAAAGAATGCGCTATCTGAGTACACCGGCAACCCTTAACGGACACTCCCAAGGCCACTACCAGTATGCATTCTGGGAATAA
- a CDS encoding metallophosphoesterase: MDFLVSILAALRSPCYCRVLIFLTGLVAVAILHLPVARAEPSPPGQDRWPTCDRRSAMQKISFVHISDMHANYNPEADGSSPISRVRGYYEAVKKENPFTVFSNSGDDYEKGSIAEELSHGRSTREVVQALGYDVRTLGNHDFAWGIKELLLFSNDPKAVVLSTNTRINRGIDSPLRDIPAGFSDFTVMTVGCVKIGFFGLTARPYAIDGGQHNGPVYPDLPALEMDFDFVGISKEIIAKYRQEVDILVLVSHMGLTDDIAVAEQTNGIDLILGGHSHTTLEKSLRVKDTAIVHVGAQAEHIGRYDLLYDLEHKVIADSQFQLVANTPETIQADPGINKAVAKILHHYRQEISETVAEVKTDQSPRAIAGIAARAAVQRLQIDAAFVGFGSVWQEWQAGRLTRQDILDAFRVEREPVGTPGTSSLYLMEVTGADLLRARTILKDAAYWGPTAINPLTFYTVAMQKTLALNQQQIFSRPIAIAPPRPVAELWEVVATFAGDLTNHNLALDDGSDNRWSTDLVALLTGQRPEHPAL, translated from the coding sequence ATGGACTTTCTCGTGTCAATTCTTGCAGCACTGCGTTCCCCTTGCTATTGCCGTGTCCTCATCTTTCTGACAGGACTCGTGGCGGTGGCCATCCTGCATCTCCCTGTGGCACGAGCGGAACCGTCACCGCCAGGGCAGGATAGATGGCCGACCTGTGACCGCCGGTCGGCCATGCAGAAGATTTCCTTTGTCCATATCTCCGACATGCACGCCAACTACAATCCGGAGGCAGACGGTTCCAGCCCAATAAGCCGGGTTCGCGGCTATTACGAAGCGGTCAAGAAGGAAAACCCCTTCACCGTCTTTTCCAACAGCGGTGACGATTATGAGAAAGGGTCGATCGCCGAAGAGCTGTCCCACGGCCGTTCGACAAGAGAAGTCGTCCAGGCCTTGGGCTATGACGTCCGCACCCTCGGCAACCACGATTTTGCCTGGGGCATCAAGGAGTTGCTGCTGTTCAGCAATGACCCCAAGGCGGTAGTGCTGTCAACCAATACCCGAATCAATCGAGGGATCGACAGCCCTTTACGCGATATCCCCGCCGGTTTCAGCGATTTCACCGTCATGACGGTCGGTTGCGTTAAAATCGGCTTTTTCGGTCTCACCGCCCGGCCCTACGCCATCGACGGCGGGCAACACAATGGCCCGGTGTATCCCGATCTGCCGGCGCTGGAAATGGATTTTGACTTCGTCGGGATATCCAAGGAGATTATTGCCAAATACCGGCAGGAAGTCGATATCTTGGTACTGGTCAGCCATATGGGACTAACCGATGATATCGCCGTTGCCGAGCAGACCAACGGCATCGACCTGATTCTCGGCGGCCACAGCCATACCACCCTGGAAAAATCCCTGCGGGTCAAAGACACCGCCATCGTCCATGTCGGTGCCCAGGCCGAACACATCGGCAGGTACGATCTACTTTATGACCTGGAACACAAGGTTATCGCCGACAGTCAGTTTCAACTCGTTGCCAACACCCCGGAAACAATCCAAGCCGATCCGGGCATAAACAAGGCAGTGGCAAAAATCCTTCACCACTATCGGCAAGAGATCAGCGAGACGGTAGCGGAGGTAAAAACTGATCAGTCGCCTCGCGCCATTGCCGGTATAGCGGCCCGAGCAGCCGTGCAAAGATTGCAGATTGATGCGGCCTTTGTCGGCTTCGGGTCGGTTTGGCAGGAATGGCAAGCGGGCCGGCTCACCCGGCAGGATATCCTCGATGCCTTTCGAGTCGAACGGGAACCGGTCGGGACACCTGGAACCAGCAGCCTGTACCTGATGGAAGTCACCGGAGCCGATCTGCTCCGGGCCAGGACGATTTTAAAGGATGCCGCATACTGGGGCCCCACCGCCATCAATCCCCTGACCTTCTATACAGTGGCCATGCAGAAAACGCTGGCCCTCAATCAACAACAGATCTTCTCCAGACCCATTGCCATTGCCCCACCGCGACCGGTGGCCGAACTCTGGGAGGTGGTCGCCACCTTCGCAGGCGACCTCACCAACCACAATCTCGCCTTAGATGATGGGTCAGACAACCGGTGGAGCACCGATCTTGTTGCTCTCTTAACAGGACAAAGGCCGGAGCATCCCGCTCTGTAG
- a CDS encoding metalloregulator ArsR/SmtB family transcription factor: MAGEDAMHDGQSPVSNLANTKCELFDGEFQSVAFLAKSLSDENRLRILLCIRQGKKAVGSIVEELGLSQPLVSHHLKELKRSLLVKIERSGPFIYYELSDPAILGAIRDLNTVAKNLLATRTTF, encoded by the coding sequence ATGGCAGGAGAAGATGCAATGCACGATGGTCAAAGTCCAGTTTCAAATCTTGCCAATACAAAGTGCGAGCTATTTGACGGAGAATTTCAATCAGTTGCATTTTTGGCAAAAAGTCTCTCTGACGAAAACAGACTTCGTATCCTCCTCTGTATCAGACAAGGAAAGAAGGCAGTGGGAAGTATTGTCGAAGAACTTGGTCTTTCTCAACCTCTTGTATCGCATCATCTCAAAGAGCTTAAAAGGTCACTGTTGGTAAAAATCGAGCGCAGTGGTCCTTTCATATATTACGAGCTGTCAGACCCTGCCATTCTTGGGGCAATAAGGGATCTCAATACGGTAGCAAAAAATCTATTGGCGACTCGAACGACTTTTTAA
- a CDS encoding rhodanese-like domain-containing protein translates to MQNKKTTFIAFMAVLLTIGSLWFTNRAVTPKQATWDDVLVEGKNGNYQIIKTEDLASLYHKDAGSLLLVDTRQEWEYRTGHLKGAVNFPMEPTAWARWQKASDLEKFLGPDKNRTLVFY, encoded by the coding sequence ATGCAAAATAAAAAAACAACATTCATTGCCTTTATGGCGGTACTCCTTACAATCGGATCCCTTTGGTTCACCAATCGCGCGGTTACGCCCAAACAAGCTACCTGGGACGATGTGCTTGTTGAGGGAAAAAACGGTAACTACCAGATCATTAAAACTGAAGATCTTGCCAGTCTTTACCACAAGGATGCGGGCAGTCTTTTGTTGGTGGATACCCGTCAGGAATGGGAGTACAGGACAGGCCATCTCAAGGGTGCGGTAAATTTCCCGATGGAACCGACCGCCTGGGCAAGATGGCAAAAGGCATCGGATCTTGAGAAATTTCTTGGGCCGGATAAGAATCGAACCCTTGTCTTCTACTGA
- a CDS encoding thioredoxin family protein, with protein sequence MAVQLGYKNVYRDPYGYPEWQGKGLPVVSAPAGLASTAEETKTPGPLSGWAMIWTLLGIFAGGMALNLTPCVYPMIPITVSYFGGQATKGGEGRGRLFVHGLCYLLGLALTNSLLGVVASLTGGLMGAMLQNPVVLIVVAGVLVFFATSLLGLWEMRLPSGLTQAAAKSYTGYFGSLFMGITLGVVAAPCIGPFVLGLLTWVASMGSPWIGFVVFFTLSLGLGLPLFFLAMFSGQLEKLPRSGGWMIWVRKLMGWVLIGMAAHFIRPILPGHGGTILIAVVALAAGLHLGWFDKSQANFRAFPVLKGGAGIAGLVIATFLIASMAMVGPGVTWKPYTEETLKEAQNLKKPVIIDFYATWCTPCRELEEVTFHQPDVVQMAEKNFTLVKVDVTKGGNAFHEELLKKYNVKGVPTVVFLDAYGKERSDLRLVDYLPPDKFLIHMRDIIDTPKK encoded by the coding sequence GTGGCCGTACAACTCGGTTACAAAAACGTTTATCGCGATCCATACGGTTATCCTGAATGGCAAGGAAAAGGTTTGCCGGTTGTCAGCGCTCCTGCCGGACTTGCGTCGACTGCGGAAGAGACTAAGACACCTGGTCCTCTCTCCGGCTGGGCAATGATCTGGACGTTGCTGGGTATTTTTGCAGGTGGCATGGCCCTCAATCTCACCCCCTGTGTGTATCCGATGATTCCCATCACCGTATCGTATTTTGGCGGTCAAGCTACCAAAGGTGGCGAGGGCCGTGGCAGGCTTTTTGTGCATGGTCTGTGCTACTTGCTGGGACTGGCCCTTACCAACTCCTTACTCGGGGTGGTCGCATCCCTGACCGGCGGTCTCATGGGCGCGATGCTGCAAAATCCGGTTGTCCTTATTGTCGTTGCCGGTGTTCTGGTCTTTTTCGCAACGAGCCTTTTGGGGTTGTGGGAGATGCGCCTGCCAAGCGGTCTCACCCAAGCTGCGGCGAAATCGTATACCGGTTATTTCGGCAGCCTTTTTATGGGGATAACCCTTGGTGTGGTTGCCGCCCCCTGCATCGGTCCGTTTGTCCTCGGTTTACTCACCTGGGTGGCAAGCATGGGGAGCCCATGGATTGGTTTCGTGGTCTTTTTCACCCTGAGTCTGGGCCTCGGTCTGCCGCTCTTTTTCCTTGCGATGTTTTCCGGGCAATTGGAGAAGCTCCCCCGCTCAGGCGGCTGGATGATCTGGGTAAGAAAGCTGATGGGATGGGTGCTGATCGGCATGGCCGCTCATTTTATCCGGCCAATTCTGCCGGGACACGGGGGGACCATTCTCATTGCCGTCGTCGCCTTGGCTGCCGGCCTGCACCTCGGCTGGTTTGACAAGAGTCAGGCCAACTTCCGAGCGTTTCCGGTGCTTAAGGGTGGCGCGGGTATTGCCGGATTGGTGATAGCTACTTTTCTCATTGCCAGCATGGCAATGGTAGGTCCTGGCGTTACCTGGAAACCGTATACTGAGGAAACTCTCAAGGAAGCGCAAAACCTCAAAAAGCCGGTGATCATTGATTTCTATGCTACATGGTGTACGCCATGCCGGGAACTCGAAGAGGTTACTTTCCATCAACCCGACGTGGTCCAAATGGCAGAAAAGAATTTTACCTTGGTCAAAGTAGATGTGACCAAAGGCGGTAATGCGTTTCACGAGGAACTGTTGAAAAAATACAACGTGAAAGGAGTGCCGACCGTTGTCTTTCTCGATGCCTACGGTAAGGAGCGCTCTGATCTTCGTCTCGTGGATTATCTGCCACCAGACAAGTTTCTTATTCATATGCGAGATATTATCGATACTCCGAAGAAATAA
- a CDS encoding AraC family transcriptional regulator, with translation MSPDNSLHRQDDEALAEAMGSLVEKMDRWTSAKGNEPVTVYPALSIYRYQAPTELTSYLQEPSICLIAQGHKRVLLGEDEYFYDQDHYLITSIDLPLVAQILEASREKPYLGLTLKLEKKHIAQMMVDNELSISRSKNESRGLAVSRITLPMVQAFLRLIDLLDHPDDIPALAPLMQKEILYRLLTGEQGQRLRQISMVDSHSHQIARAIDWLKENYDKTFKVDDLASHTGMSTSSLHYHFRAITAMSPLQFQKRLRLNEARQLMLMEQKDATTAAFAVGYESPSQFSREYSRLFGAPPSRDIKRLLEITSN, from the coding sequence ATGAGCCCTGACAATAGTCTTCACAGGCAGGATGACGAAGCTCTTGCTGAAGCAATGGGATCTTTAGTAGAAAAAATGGACCGCTGGACGTCTGCGAAAGGAAATGAACCGGTCACCGTTTACCCTGCTTTGTCAATCTATCGGTACCAGGCTCCCACCGAGCTGACGAGCTACCTGCAGGAACCGAGCATTTGCCTGATCGCCCAGGGCCACAAACGCGTATTGCTCGGCGAAGATGAGTATTTTTATGACCAGGACCATTATCTGATAACATCCATTGATCTGCCGCTGGTCGCGCAGATTCTTGAAGCAAGCAGAGAAAAGCCCTACCTGGGTCTTACCCTGAAATTGGAAAAGAAGCATATCGCCCAGATGATGGTTGACAATGAGCTCTCGATTTCCCGGAGCAAAAATGAAAGCAGAGGCCTTGCTGTCAGCAGGATAACACTGCCAATGGTGCAGGCCTTTCTGCGCCTAATTGATCTGCTTGATCATCCGGACGACATCCCAGCCCTTGCCCCTCTTATGCAAAAAGAAATACTGTATCGCCTCCTCACGGGAGAACAAGGGCAGCGTTTGCGGCAAATCTCAATGGTTGACAGCCATAGCCACCAGATTGCCCGGGCCATCGACTGGTTGAAGGAGAATTACGATAAAACATTCAAGGTCGATGACCTGGCATCGCACACGGGAATGAGCACCTCAAGCCTCCATTATCATTTCCGCGCCATTACAGCTATGAGTCCGCTGCAGTTTCAGAAACGGCTGCGGCTGAACGAGGCCAGGCAACTCATGCTCATGGAACAGAAGGATGCGACGACAGCTGCGTTCGCAGTTGGCTACGAAAGCCCTTCCCAGTTCAGCCGTGAGTATAGCCGGCTTTTCGGTGCTCCGCCGTCTCGTGATATCAAACGACTCCTTGAGATTACGAGCAATTAG
- a CDS encoding alpha/beta hydrolase produces MNTWKTIGLIAAMIGALTMTNSPVSAKDLSLESKWDKTFPKSEKVDHQKVTFKNRYGITLAADLYLPKNRDGQRLAAIAVGGPFGAVKEQSSGLYAQTMAVRGFVALAFDPSYTGESGGEPRNVASPDINTEDFSAAIDFLGTQSFVDRERIGIIGVCGWGGMALNAAAVDKRIKAVVASTMYDMTRVMSKGYNDSVTLEQRTKTLEQLAEQRWKDAANGTPAYQSPYNELKGGEAQFLVEYHGYYMTPRGYHKRSVNSGNAWTQTTPLSFMNMPILTYIKEISPRPLLLIHGEKAHSRYFSETAYAAAAEPKELLIVPGANHVDLYDRMDKIPFDKFQSFFEENLKATQK; encoded by the coding sequence ATGAATACGTGGAAAACCATTGGCTTGATAGCCGCAATGATTGGAGCATTGACCATGACCAACTCCCCTGTGTCAGCAAAAGACCTTTCGCTTGAAAGCAAATGGGATAAAACCTTCCCAAAGAGCGAGAAGGTTGATCACCAGAAAGTTACTTTCAAGAACCGTTACGGCATCACATTGGCCGCCGACTTGTATCTGCCGAAGAACCGCGATGGCCAACGGCTGGCGGCAATCGCCGTCGGCGGCCCGTTTGGTGCAGTCAAGGAACAATCGTCGGGTCTCTATGCGCAAACGATGGCGGTGCGCGGATTCGTCGCGCTGGCGTTTGATCCATCCTATACCGGTGAAAGTGGCGGCGAACCCCGCAACGTCGCCTCGCCGGACATCAATACCGAAGATTTTAGCGCAGCGATAGATTTCCTTGGCACGCAGTCTTTCGTTGACCGTGAACGAATCGGCATCATCGGTGTTTGCGGCTGGGGTGGCATGGCATTGAACGCCGCCGCCGTTGATAAGCGCATCAAAGCCGTAGTCGCCAGCACCATGTACGATATGACGCGCGTCATGTCCAAAGGCTACAACGACAGTGTGACCCTTGAACAACGTACAAAAACGCTGGAACAACTGGCTGAGCAACGCTGGAAGGATGCGGCAAATGGAACGCCAGCGTATCAATCTCCTTACAACGAGCTGAAAGGCGGCGAAGCGCAATTCCTCGTGGAATATCACGGCTATTACATGACGCCACGCGGGTATCATAAACGTTCAGTTAACTCTGGTAACGCGTGGACACAGACCACCCCACTCTCCTTTATGAACATGCCGATCCTCACCTATATCAAGGAAATATCACCGCGACCGCTCCTGCTGATCCACGGTGAAAAAGCCCACTCGCGTTATTTCAGCGAAACAGCCTATGCAGCGGCGGCAGAGCCGAAGGAACTTCTGATTGTCCCTGGTGCTAACCACGTCGATCTGTATGACCGGATGGATAAGATTCCTTTTGATAAGTTCCAATCCTTCTTTGAAGAAAACCTCAAGGCAACTCAGAAATAA
- a CDS encoding cyclophilin-like fold protein, with the protein MRQLKKAVFPIVALIALLLSGQVHAQESNLKMELRITINENKVVMARLEDNATVAAFKEMLPLTLDMSDLHANEKKFDLPKRLPTKDSNPKMIQAGDLMIWSSRTLVLFYKSFPTPYSYTKIGRINDASGLADAVGSEDVQISFELE; encoded by the coding sequence ATGCGCCAACTTAAAAAGGCCGTATTTCCGATAGTAGCCCTGATAGCTTTATTATTAAGCGGGCAGGTCCACGCTCAGGAGAGCAATCTAAAAATGGAACTCAGAATTACGATTAATGAAAACAAAGTTGTCATGGCCAGGTTGGAAGACAATGCAACGGTAGCCGCATTCAAAGAAATGTTGCCGCTAACCCTGGATATGAGTGATCTTCATGCCAACGAAAAGAAATTTGATCTTCCCAAAAGACTGCCTACGAAAGATTCGAATCCGAAAATGATTCAGGCGGGCGATCTAATGATCTGGAGTTCCCGCACCCTGGTACTCTTCTACAAGAGCTTCCCGACACCCTACAGCTACACAAAAATTGGCCGCATCAATGATGCTTCCGGGCTTGCCGATGCCGTTGGCTCTGAAGATGTACAAATCAGTTTTGAACTGGAATGA